In Pseudohongiella acticola, the sequence CCGCCACCGTCACCGCGTTTGGTTGCCGCAAAGCCGGTCGGTCGGTAGCCATCAATGACCATCGGCCTTATGGTGGCACCTGCAGGCTGCGCGGCTGTGACCCGAAGAAGAAGCTGATCGCGGCCACCGAGGTAATCGATGGCTACGAGCGCATGAAATGACACTCCGCTGAAGTCGCCAATCTTCGGAAAAGCTCATAGAACGAAAACTGGAGGAACTATGACTAAGATGTTCGAGAAGCTGTTTTTTCTAATGCCAGGACTCTTAATGCCCACTCTTATTCTTGCCCAAGAGCCCGATCGCATGGGCGATGGCATGATGGAAGGCTGCATGATGCCGGGCATGGGTATCTTCATGGCAGTTATCTGGGTTTTTCTGATTGTTCTGCTGGTGGTTGCCATCTTGGCACTGATCAAATATTTAAGGAAAAAGTGATAAGCTGGAAAAGTATCTACTGGCGCATTGGGTTGAACGCTATAACGCGACTCATCCACATAAGGGCCTTGAAATGAAATCGCCACGCGAATATCGTGTGCTATCGATGGAGATATCACAATCATGTTGGCAGCCTGATAAGCAATTGAGCGAGCACATTTCAAAGTTCTCTGCTGCCCACTAAGCTGTAGCAATGCCAATCTAGCCGTTGATTTCCTTTGAACGTATCTACGAAACAGCGACCCAGCAATAGGGGCTTAGTTTCAAAGCAAGCGCAGCACTGATCGTGTTGCCCAGAAAACAACCCCTGCCATCAGATAAGGAGTTATAACTGAATCTGGTGTTCAGGGAGGTTGAAAAGAAGCGACGTATCTGGTTGATTTGTTGTCGCCAAACAAGTCAATCAACACGAGGAATACGCCGCTATGGACAAGAGTAACGTTGTTGGGTTTGCAGGTCGAGAGAAGATTGCCGATCCGTTGACACAATTACTTCGTCAAGGTGCCCGAGAATTGATTCAACAGGCCGTAGAAGCCGAGTTGTCAGAGTATTTACAACAATTCACAGAACGACGACTGGAAGATGGCCGTGCCGCAGTTGTGCGCAATGGCTACCAGCCGGAGCGCGACATTCAGACGGGAGTTGGACCCGTGACGGTCAAGGTACCTAAAATTCGCGCCAAAGATGGTAAACCGGTCACCTTTCGCTCAGCGCTGGTACCGCCGTATGTGCGCAAGACGCGTTCGCTGGAGGCTGCTCTGCCGTGGCTGTATCTGAAAGGCGTCTCGACGGGCGAGATGGACAATGCATTGCAAGTGCTGGTGGGCCCCGAAGCCAAAGGTTTGTCCGCCAGTACCGTGGCACGGCTGAAACGTCAGTGGGCGCAGGAGTATACCGCCTGGCGACAATCTCGGCTGGACAGGGATCGTTGGGTGTATCTGTGGGCTGATGGTATCTACAGTGGCCTGAGGGCCGAGGATACCAAGCTGTGTGCGCTGGTGATCATTGGTGTTAATGAACGCGGTCAGAAGCATTTTTTGGCCATTGAGGACGGTGTTCGCGAGTCGACACAGAGTTGGCGTGAGGTGTTGCTTGATCTGAAAGCCAGGGGAATGAATACACCCAAACTGGCCGTTGGTGACGGAGCGATGGGCTTCTGGTCGGCATTGGATGAGGTGTATGGTGCGACCCGTCAGCAACGGTGTTGGGTGCATAAAACAGCCAATGTGCTGAACGCGGCCCCCAAGTCAGTACAGCCGAAGATGAAGCAGGCGCTTCATGAGATCTGGCAGGCGGCAACGCGAAAAGAAGCCGAGGCGGCTTTTGAGCAGTTTGAGCGCATGTACGAGGCAAAGTATCCCAAAGCGGTGCAGTGCTTACACAAAGATCGTGAGGAGTTGATGGCGTTTTATGATTTTCCAGCCAAGCACTGGCAGAGTTTGAGAACGACCAATCCTATCGAGTCGACATTCGGTACGATCCGTCACCGGACGAAACGCTCAAAGGGCTGCCTGAGTCGAGACGGTATGTTGCACATGATCTATAAGTTGGGGGAATGTGCTCAGAAGAACTGGCGCAAACAGCGCGGGTTTAATTACCTGGCCAAGGTGGTCCAGGGTGTGAAGTTCAGGGATGGTGAAGAGGTGATAACAGCTGACCAGAAAGTCGCTTGATCAAATGCCTGAACACCAGATTTGACAATAACTCCCCGACCGGGACCTGACCTATAAAAACGACTTCCCCGACGTACAGGTCAATGTGGGTTACAACGAACTGTGGAATGCCAGCGACCTGCGCCTGCAGGTGGGCGTATCAGTCAACATACCCCTGGATTTTGGCAAGCGCTCTGCACGCAAAGCCGCGTCAGACTACCAACTTAACAGTGCCCGAACCGACATCCAGTATCTTCACAATCAGCTGCTTGCCGAGCTTGAACAAGCACTATCACGCGCCGAGGAAGCCCAACACGCCATCGAGTTGTGCCGTGAGCAGTTGATACCTATCGCACAGCAATCACTGACAGCGTCACAGTCTGACTATCAGGAGGGCATCGCGGATTTCTCCAATGTTATTCAGGCTGAGCAGGCCCTGCTTGAGGCCCGACTACTGTTATCCCGCTCCATGGCCGACCAGTATCAGGCCCATGCAGAAATAGATCGACTGGTAGGCGGGCGGCTTTGGCCCTTTGAGTTCTCTGGTCACTAAAACTGCGGCATCTGCTGAAGAGAGAAGAATCATGAACACACGAAACATGTTACTTGCCGGAATCGTAGTCGCTGCACTGATTTTGGTAGCTGCCTATTTCATTTTAATGCCCCAGCAAGCCAATATCTCTGCTGAGCATGCATCATCGACAACAAGGCAGCCCCTGTATTGGGTCGCCCCGATGGACCCGATTACCGACGGGATGAGCCCGGCCTCTCTCCCATGGGTATGGACCTGGTGCCAGTCTATGACGAGGGTGACGATGGCGCCGATGTCACCATCTCCCCCACTGTGCAGCAGAATCTGGGCGTACGTCTGGGGATAGCAACAATGGGCGAGTTCCGGCAGCAGGCTGATGCTGTGGGTTATACCGCGTGGGATCAGTCAACTATTCAGATGCTGCACCCGCGCGCCGAGGGCTGGCTGGAACAGTTCAATGTGGCCAGCGTCGGTGATCGTGTCAGCGCTGGCCAGATCCTGTATCAGCTTTTTTCACCGCGACTGGTCAGTGCTCAGCGCGAATACCTCAACGCCGCCGGAAATGCCGTTCTTCGCAAGGCGGCTGAAGATCGACTGCTTGCGCTGGGTGTGACACCGGCGCAGGTGACGGAACTTGCCAGCAGCAATGAAGTCAGTGCCCAACTAGCCTATCGCGCCGAATCAGATGCGGTGGTATCGGCCATTGGCGCCCGCGAGGGCAGCTATGTGACACCGGCAGATACCATTCTGACGCTGGCCTCACTCGACCGGATATGGCTGGATGTCGAAGTACCGTCCACCGCCATGTCCTGGATGGAGGTGGGCTTGCCGGTCACTGCCGAATTCCCAGCATACTCCGCCGAACAATGGCAGGGTCAAGTCGCACTTGTCTATCCGGAACTTGATCCTGTCACCCGAAGTTT encodes:
- a CDS encoding IS256 family transposase yields the protein MDKSNVVGFAGREKIADPLTQLLRQGARELIQQAVEAELSEYLQQFTERRLEDGRAAVVRNGYQPERDIQTGVGPVTVKVPKIRAKDGKPVTFRSALVPPYVRKTRSLEAALPWLYLKGVSTGEMDNALQVLVGPEAKGLSASTVARLKRQWAQEYTAWRQSRLDRDRWVYLWADGIYSGLRAEDTKLCALVIIGVNERGQKHFLAIEDGVRESTQSWREVLLDLKARGMNTPKLAVGDGAMGFWSALDEVYGATRQQRCWVHKTANVLNAAPKSVQPKMKQALHEIWQAATRKEAEAAFEQFERMYEAKYPKAVQCLHKDREELMAFYDFPAKHWQSLRTTNPIESTFGTIRHRTKRSKGCLSRDGMLHMIYKLGECAQKNWRKQRGFNYLAKVVQGVKFRDGEEVITADQKVA
- a CDS encoding TolC family protein, whose protein sequence is MTYKNDFPDVQVNVGYNELWNASDLRLQVGVSVNIPLDFGKRSARKAASDYQLNSARTDIQYLHNQLLAELEQALSRAEEAQHAIELCREQLIPIAQQSLTASQSDYQEGIADFSNVIQAEQALLEARLLLSRSMADQYQAHAEIDRLVGGRLWPFEFSGH
- a CDS encoding efflux RND transporter periplasmic adaptor subunit yields the protein MGRPDGPDYRRDEPGLSPMGMDLVPVYDEGDDGADVTISPTVQQNLGVRLGIATMGEFRQQADAVGYTAWDQSTIQMLHPRAEGWLEQFNVASVGDRVSAGQILYQLFSPRLVSAQREYLNAAGNAVLRKAAEDRLLALGVTPAQVTELASSNEVSAQLAYRAESDAVVSAIGAREGSYVTPADTILTLASLDRIWLDVEVPSTAMSWMEVGLPVTAEFPAYSAEQWQGQVALVYPELDPVTRSLRLRLEIDNPEHRLKPNMFASVQVEGPTRHNVVSVPTEAVIRSGQGARVLLAAGDGRFTVKPVRTGVTRGDRIEVLDGLSDGMQVVTSGQFLLDSEANGEQAMARLNAAGSDSDLDPEQVNDQQEDTGTAPATLTGTGTIQSISDNRVTLDHGPIPALNWPSMVMGFQIMPGVDLSDVAEGDQIEFDFMPMSAGGYSITALRPAKTSGPGDTP
- a CDS encoding FAD-dependent oxidoreductase translates to MTDQTYDLVVIGTGTAATVTAFGCRKAGRSVAINDHRPYGGTCRLRGCDPKKKLIAATEVIDGYERMK